In the Gossypium arboreum isolate Shixiya-1 chromosome 10, ASM2569848v2, whole genome shotgun sequence genome, one interval contains:
- the LOC108487131 gene encoding uncharacterized protein LOC108487131, which translates to MLSKGIMDVRLGLLFLFVLSASWVCDARQLEAAPVVLSGASVVQTNQGQDEEVVENIVWKDNVCTVCEEFATEAINFLSQNKTQTEIVEVLHKSCSRIPSFEQQCITLVDYYVPLFFVEISLIQPEVLCKEVNLCQKFALISTQIREDCCGVCHHAVSEVLTKLKDPDTQLEIIELLLKGCDSVQNYVKKCKSLVFEYGPLILANTENFLETTDVCTILHACNGAKQTLVADS; encoded by the exons ATGCTTTCCAAAG GCATTATGGATGTGAGACTTGGGCTCTTATTCCTCTTTGTATTGAGTGCAAGCTGGGTTTGCGATGCTAGACAACTAGAAGCCGCTCCGGTAGTACTCTCTGGTGCATCAG TTGTGCAGACAAACCAGGGGCAAGATGAGGAAGTAGTAGAAAACATTGTTTGGAAGGACAATGTGTGCACAGTGTGTGAGGAATTTGCTACTGAGGCAATTAATTTCCTTTCACAAAACAAGACCCAGACTGAGATAGTTGAGGTGCTTCACAAGAGTTGCTCTCGTATTCCTTCTTTTGAGCAGCAG TGCATCACACTGGTGGACTACTATGTTCCTCTCTTCTTTGTGGAAATCTCTTTGATACAACCTGAAGTTTTGTGTAAAGAGGTCAACCTATGTCAGAAATTTGCACTTATCTCTACACAAATCCGTGAAGATTGCTGTGGGGTGTGCCACCATGCTGTTTCAGAAGTACTAACCAAATTGAAAGATCCTGATACACAG CTGGAGATAATTGAGCTCCTTTTGAAGGGTTGTGATTCAGTGCAGAACTACGTGAAAAAG TGTAAAAGCCTAGTTTTCGAGTACGGGCCTCTGATCCTTGCGAATACAGAGAATTTTCTGGAAACAACTGATGTTTGCACCATACTCCATGCCTGTAATGGTGCGAAGCAAACACTGGTGGCAGATTCATAA